CGAGCAGGCATTCTCGGCCGGCGCGCCGCAGGACCCGCCGGCCGACGGCATCAGCCCGATCGTGCAGCTGCAGCGGATCGCCTTCCGCACGCGGCAGCTGGTCGACCAGCAGTACGCCTGCTGGAACCAGTCGATCTACCCCGCGCTGGCGGCCGAGGGGATCCGCCTGCACAAGGAGGTCGACCTCGAGTCGTCGCAGGTCAAGCAGCTCGACAAGTTCTTCCGCCAGCGGGTGTTCCCGGTGCTGACGCCCATGGCGATCGACCCGGCGCACCCCAGCCCCCGCTTCCACAACCGCGGGCTGTACCTGGCCGCGACGCTGGTCCGCAACCAGGGGATCGGCCCGGAGAAGCTGTTCGCGGTGGTGCAGCTGCCGCAGGTGCTGCCGCGGTTTGTCCCGCTCGACCCGGGCGGCGGGTCCGACTTTGTGCTGCTAGAGGACGTTGTCGCGTCGCGGCTGCCGGAGCTGTTCGGCGGCTACGACCTGAACAAGTGCGGCGCGTTCCGCATGACCCGCGACATGGACATCGACCTCCTCGACGAGGAGGGCGACGACATGCTCCGGGCGATCGAGACCCGCCTCCGCGCGCGGCAGCGCAGCGAGGCCGTGCGGCTCGAGGCGTCCGCCGCGATGGACGCGTCGCTGGTCAACATGCTGGCCGCCGAGGAGGAGATCAAACGCAGCCGCGCCGAGGACCCCCAGGAGTACGACGAGGTCTACTCCATCGACGGCCCGCTCGACCTGACCTCCATGTTCGAGCTCAACTCGCTGCTCGAGCGGCCCGACCTGCGCGACCCGCCGTTCACGCCCCGCCAGATCGTGCAGCCCAACGCGGACATGTTCGCCCGCATCAGCAAGGGCGACCTGCTGCTGCACCACCCGTTCGACTCGTTCCAGCCGGTGGTGCGGTTCATCGAGCAGGCCGCCCGCGACCCCAACGTGCTGGCCATCAAGCAGACGCTGTACCGCACCAGCGGCGACAGCCCCATCATCAGCGCGCTGATCGAGGCCGCCGAGGCCGGCAAGCACGTCACCGCGGTGGTCGAGCTCAAGGCCCGCTTCGACGAGGCCGCCAACATCTCGTGGGCCCGCCGCATGGAGCGGGCCGGCGTGCACGTGGTGTTCGGCTTCATGGACCTCAAGACCCACAGCAAGCTGGCGCTCGTGGTCCGCCACGAGGGCGGCAAGAAGGTCCGCCAGTACGCCCACCTGGGCACCGGCAACTACAACCCCACCACCGCCCGCCTGTACACCGACATCGGCCTGTTCACCGCCGACAAGGCGATCACCGAGGACGTGGCCGCGCTGTTCAACTTCCTCACCGGCTACTCGCAGCGGGGCGAGTGGCAGAAGCTGGTCGCCGCGCCGCAGGACCTGCACCGCCGCACCATCGAGCTGATCAACGAGCAGACCCAGCGCGCCAAGGCCAGCAAGAAGGCCCGCATCTTCGGCAAGTTCAACTCGCTGGTCGACCGCGAGACCATCACCGCGCTCTACCACGCCAGCCAGGCGGGCGTGCAGGTCGACCTGGTGATCCGCGGCATCTGCTGCCTCAAGCCCGGCGAGCCCGGCGTGTCGGACAACATCCGCGTGCGGAGCATCGTCGACCGCTTCCTGGAGCACAGCCGCATCATGGTGTTCGGCGAGGGGTCGGGCGCGCAGATCTTCTGCAGCAGCGCCGACTGGATGCCCCGCAACTTCACCCGCCGCGTCGAGGTGATGTTCCCCATCGAGGACCCCGAGCTGCAGAAACGCATCCTCGAGGAGATCATCCCCACCTACCTGCGCGACAACACCCGCGCCCGCGAGCTCCGCGCCGACGGCGGGTTCGTCCACGTGCAGCCGGGCAAGGGCGAGGAGCCGCACCGCAGCCAGCAGGAGCTGCTGGCGTTGGCCGGCGGCCTGCCGCTGCCGGTCCCGCAGCTCGACGCCGCAAAGCCCTCCCGCAACGGCGCCGCCGCACGGCGGGAGAAGAAGCCCGAGAGCCGCAAGCGGCCGGCCTCGAAGCCGTCCGGCGGCCGCTCGCCCTCGACCAAGCGCCGCTCGAAGTCCGAGTAGCCGCGGTTTGCACCCGCGGCGGTTCTGTGCTCCCCTGATGGGTCCGCGTTTCCCGTTACCCCGTACCGGAGCCAACCCATGCCCCGACTAATCCAAGCCTCGGCCCGCATCGAGGCCGCCGGCGAGCCGCCCAAGGTCATCGACGAGTTTATCGGCCGCGTCAACTCCGGCACGGAGGCGTTGAGCATCGCCAAGATGATCAGCCCGCAGGGCTGGAGCGAGCCCGGCCAGACGCCCGAGTTCGACGAGTACACGGTCGTGCTGCGCGGCGCGCTGCACGTGGAGAGCCGCGAAGCGACGCAGATCGTGTCGGCCGGCCAGGCGATCATCACCTCCGCCGGCGAGTGGGTCCGCTACAGCACCCCCGACGGAGAGACCGAGTACCTCGCGGTCTGCCTGCCGGCGTTCTCGCCCGACACCGTGCACCGCGATGAGTAAGTTGGTTGGTTGTGGGTGGTAAGTGGTGCTTGCGACGGGGCGGCGTCTACGGCGCCTGCTTAGCCGCGGGCTTGAGGCTCATGTCGACCTCTTCGGTCTCGCCTTCCTTCAGCTCAAACCGCTGCTTCGCCGGCTCGCGGCCGGGCGCTGTGATCGTCAGCTCGAACGGCTCGTCGGGCAGCAGCTGGCTGGTCCGCCAACGGCCGTCCTGCTGCGGCTCCAAGCCAACATCTCCTGCGCCGCCCCCGCGGATGAAACGCGACCCCTCCGGCGACCGCAGCTCTTGGTTGTCGTACCGGATCTGCACCTCGGTATCCTTCACCAGCTTGCCGCTCTGGTCCACCGGCTTGACCAGCAGGATGGGCGCCTTGTACTTCACTACCTCGATCGGACCCAGGTCCTCGGTCAGCCGCTCGAACTTGAACTCTCGCTCCCCGCTCAATGGCGCTTCGGGGGATTGCCGGACCCGGAGAGAGTGGTGCTCGTTGGTGGTGAAGCGAAGCTCGACGTGCCACAGCCCCTTGGGCACGGCGATGTCGGTCGCGCCGTCGGAGTCCGGGTCGGGGTGCACGGCGAAGAAGCCCTGGCGGTCTTCGGTGGTGAAGCCCACCAACGAGTAGCCGTGGCCACGGGTTGGTTCGCCCTTGCTGTCGAGGTTCTGCGTACGGACGCGCACCGTCTCCGTGGCGCGCAGCTCGATCGGTTCGGCGGCGGTCTGCTCGTTCAGCTCCACCTGCTGCACCAGGAAGGTCGCCGGCAGCGGACGCTCCTCCCGCGACCGGTCGGGGTTCTCTTCCGGACGCTCCGACGGGACGATCTGGTACCCGCCGGGGGGCAGCGGCGCCATTTCGAAGACGCCCTCTTCATTGGTGAGGGCCGATCGCTCGATGGAGTCGGACACCGGCATGCGGATCGCCTTTTTGGCCGGGCCGCTGCGGAGGCTCGCGTTCACCCACACGCCCGGCAGGGGGCTGCCATCTATGTTCACCACCCTGCCCCGCATCTTTAGGCCTTTGGTAAGGGTGAACTCGCCCAGGTCGGTACGGCCGCCGGTGAGCCTAAGCGGCTTCTCGGGTTCTGAGTTTTCTTCACCGCCGTTCGGCACGAACACCGCGTACCCCTGGTTGTCGCCCTCCTTCGTCTTCCACGCATCGGGGTTCGACGCCTCGAGCAGGTGTGTCTCGGGCGCCAGATCCTGGGGGAGGAACCACAGCACCGCCGGCCCACCCAGCGCCGAGTTCAGCGCGAACCGGCCCTGATCGTCGGTCTTGGTGTCGGCAAACGAGCCGTAATCGCTGAAGTCGAGCGGGTTGGTCTTGGAATAGATCAGCACCCGCACTCCTACGGCCGGCGCGCCGTCCGGACGCAGCAGCCGGCCAGACACATGCTCGGCGGGGCGCAGCTCGATGCGGCTGAAGAAGGGCTCTTCACCCAGCTCCTCGTTCTTGCGGATCATGCTCAGCGCGTAACCCGACGGGCTCTTCCGCGCGTAGTCGGGGTGGGTCGCCTCAACCTCGATGTACAGGTACTTGTCCTTGACTCGATCCGGGGCGATGGTGAACTTGTACTTCCCGTCCTTGCCCGAGGGGTGCGTGGTTTCCCCTAATACCGGCCAGGGGTTCTGGGAAGAGGTCCTGATCCGGATCAGCACCTCGGCGCCCTCGATCGGCTCGCCAGACTCGCTGTCCACCACCACGCCCGTGTAGGTCAGGCCGGCGCCGTCCTCGACGGCGGGGTCCGCCTCCTCGGGCTTGTCCTGCGCGAGCGACGGCGGCGTCATCGTCAGCAGCGACACCCCTACCCCGACTGCAAGGCAGCCGGCAACGCTCGCGTACCGCCAGCGGGCGCTGCAGCGCGAGAGGACCGCGGCGCCCGTGTCGAGCAGTGCGGCGACCCTTCGCTGCAGCTGTGAACGGCTTTCCCACAGGCCAACCGCGCCCGCCACGCGGGGCGGGGTCGACGCGGCGCGGGCCCAGGCGACCAATTGCTCGGCGTAGGCGAAGCGGTCGCCCTCGTGCGCCGCGGCGGCGTCGGCGAGCCGCTCCTGGTCAAACCGGATCCGCCGCCGCAGCAGCCAGAACAACGGGTTCGCCCACAGCAACACCATCAGGCAACGGGTCGCGGCCAGCAGCCACAGGTCGCCGTTGCGCAGGTGCGTTAGCTCGTGCGTGAGCAGCGGGCGGAGGCTGTCAGCGGGCTCGTCCGCCAGCGAGGCCGGCAGCAGCACCGTGGGACGCAGCAGGTTGAGCGCGACCGGCGAGTCGAGCCGGCCATGCACCAGCAGTGCCGGCGCGGCGCCGCCGCCCCACAGACCCTGGACCAGCTCGGCCAGTTCCTCTCGAGCAGGCCGCGCGGCAGCGACCAGCCGGCTGGCGCCGACGCTGCCGGCCGCGAGCCACACCAGCACGCACGCGGCGCCGACGGCCGCCGCCAACAGGGCCAGCTCGGCGGTGTTCAACACTGGCAAGGCGGTGGATGGGACTTCTGCCAGCTCGGCGGTTGCGGCGTCACCTCCCCCGCCGAATGCCGGCTGCGGCAGATCAAGCGGCGCTGATTGTGCTGCCTGCTCGGCGGGCAAGCCGCTCGGGTTTACCCCGACGGGCTGCTCCTGAACGCTGCTAGCCGCGGCCACTAACGGG
This genomic interval from Posidoniimonas corsicana contains the following:
- the ppk1 gene encoding polyphosphate kinase 1 codes for the protein MSEPTILPEHFINRELSWLDFNARVLEEAQDETNPLLERAKFLAIFSSNLDEFFMVRVAGLREQAFSAGAPQDPPADGISPIVQLQRIAFRTRQLVDQQYACWNQSIYPALAAEGIRLHKEVDLESSQVKQLDKFFRQRVFPVLTPMAIDPAHPSPRFHNRGLYLAATLVRNQGIGPEKLFAVVQLPQVLPRFVPLDPGGGSDFVLLEDVVASRLPELFGGYDLNKCGAFRMTRDMDIDLLDEEGDDMLRAIETRLRARQRSEAVRLEASAAMDASLVNMLAAEEEIKRSRAEDPQEYDEVYSIDGPLDLTSMFELNSLLERPDLRDPPFTPRQIVQPNADMFARISKGDLLLHHPFDSFQPVVRFIEQAARDPNVLAIKQTLYRTSGDSPIISALIEAAEAGKHVTAVVELKARFDEAANISWARRMERAGVHVVFGFMDLKTHSKLALVVRHEGGKKVRQYAHLGTGNYNPTTARLYTDIGLFTADKAITEDVAALFNFLTGYSQRGEWQKLVAAPQDLHRRTIELINEQTQRAKASKKARIFGKFNSLVDRETITALYHASQAGVQVDLVIRGICCLKPGEPGVSDNIRVRSIVDRFLEHSRIMVFGEGSGAQIFCSSADWMPRNFTRRVEVMFPIEDPELQKRILEEIIPTYLRDNTRARELRADGGFVHVQPGKGEEPHRSQQELLALAGGLPLPVPQLDAAKPSRNGAAARREKKPESRKRPASKPSGGRSPSTKRRSKSE
- a CDS encoding cupin domain-containing protein, which translates into the protein MPRLIQASARIEAAGEPPKVIDEFIGRVNSGTEALSIAKMISPQGWSEPGQTPEFDEYTVVLRGALHVESREATQIVSAGQAIITSAGEWVRYSTPDGETEYLAVCLPAFSPDTVHRDE
- a CDS encoding M56 family metallopeptidase; the encoded protein is MISSEALVRWLVDFHLASAALLAAALLTMRLLRQPAHRIAIAWATCGAVALAGLLYATPGWSSIPLVAAASSVQEQPVGVNPSGLPAEQAAQSAPLDLPQPAFGGGGDAATAELAEVPSTALPVLNTAELALLAAAVGAACVLVWLAAGSVGASRLVAAARPAREELAELVQGLWGGGAAPALLVHGRLDSPVALNLLRPTVLLPASLADEPADSLRPLLTHELTHLRNGDLWLLAATRCLMVLLWANPLFWLLRRRIRFDQERLADAAAAHEGDRFAYAEQLVAWARAASTPPRVAGAVGLWESRSQLQRRVAALLDTGAAVLSRCSARWRYASVAGCLAVGVGVSLLTMTPPSLAQDKPEEADPAVEDGAGLTYTGVVVDSESGEPIEGAEVLIRIRTSSQNPWPVLGETTHPSGKDGKYKFTIAPDRVKDKYLYIEVEATHPDYARKSPSGYALSMIRKNEELGEEPFFSRIELRPAEHVSGRLLRPDGAPAVGVRVLIYSKTNPLDFSDYGSFADTKTDDQGRFALNSALGGPAVLWFLPQDLAPETHLLEASNPDAWKTKEGDNQGYAVFVPNGGEENSEPEKPLRLTGGRTDLGEFTLTKGLKMRGRVVNIDGSPLPGVWVNASLRSGPAKKAIRMPVSDSIERSALTNEEGVFEMAPLPPGGYQIVPSERPEENPDRSREERPLPATFLVQQVELNEQTAAEPIELRATETVRVRTQNLDSKGEPTRGHGYSLVGFTTEDRQGFFAVHPDPDSDGATDIAVPKGLWHVELRFTTNEHHSLRVRQSPEAPLSGEREFKFERLTEDLGPIEVVKYKAPILLVKPVDQSGKLVKDTEVQIRYDNQELRSPEGSRFIRGGGAGDVGLEPQQDGRWRTSQLLPDEPFELTITAPGREPAKQRFELKEGETEEVDMSLKPAAKQAP